From Streptomyces sp. NBC_01754, a single genomic window includes:
- a CDS encoding site-specific integrase: protein MATIRKRVRKDGTASFQVRWLQGGRGGSWEAERFEDLDQADAFKRLVDADTQHWPYGWIPGQGFVEPEQDPNDVLLTDWARRYVDRLTGIDPRARDDYRREVDRHISLMAHTTRSGQVMPATIGNITADDVQDWVRLQEAGEHDPKSGRWVRRPASPKSTANRHGLLWCIVQSAIDADPPLRTKNCCANTRLPRVDDGTSEEMVFLEQEEYQFLRKHLTDPAAQDLADWLIGTGMLWGEATALQVQDLRLGGPGPTVNVQRAWKRSPRGAQSSFFLGPPKTRKARRLVALAPTQVDLARRLTQGKSSEAFIFRTPTGKAGRHSNFYNRKWIPAVAAAMETGLPRQPRIHDLRHSHVTWSVAANIPLPAIQARPGHESLQTTIDRYGHLARSLDSDISAAVQAAMVGSSSPARGLRLIGAQMRLQPCRPLTQRQPSRSIAARKAGGARQPSVNEEPRRDDLDRDGAAGVGGTLQDLNRERPAEEAQPAPDLAPRAPEGIAAGTVLAHPSSLDLPGRTGQVSPIIHQHHGPDDRGRSSGRSCSSGDVRASPVSRLPHQSSRFPETALGRRGSRSSALPRILWVSGRTGVVSDAGRFHTALHPASIGTVGMGLSHNGW from the coding sequence ATGGCAACGATCAGGAAGCGGGTCCGCAAGGACGGAACTGCGAGTTTCCAGGTCCGCTGGCTCCAGGGAGGGCGTGGCGGCTCATGGGAAGCCGAGAGGTTCGAGGACTTGGACCAGGCGGACGCGTTCAAGAGGCTCGTCGACGCCGACACGCAGCACTGGCCCTACGGCTGGATTCCAGGCCAGGGCTTCGTCGAGCCCGAACAGGACCCCAACGACGTGCTCCTGACCGACTGGGCTCGGCGCTACGTCGACCGCCTCACGGGTATCGACCCGCGGGCACGGGACGACTACCGGCGCGAGGTTGATCGCCACATCTCCCTCATGGCACACACCACTCGATCGGGACAGGTGATGCCGGCCACCATCGGGAATATCACCGCTGACGACGTTCAGGACTGGGTCCGACTTCAGGAGGCGGGCGAGCACGACCCGAAGTCAGGGCGGTGGGTCCGTCGACCGGCCTCGCCGAAGTCCACAGCCAATCGACACGGTCTGCTGTGGTGCATCGTGCAGTCGGCGATCGACGCCGATCCCCCACTGCGCACCAAGAACTGCTGCGCGAACACCCGCCTGCCTCGTGTCGACGACGGGACATCCGAGGAGATGGTCTTCCTGGAACAGGAGGAGTACCAATTCCTCCGCAAGCACCTCACCGACCCTGCAGCGCAAGACCTCGCCGACTGGTTGATCGGTACAGGCATGCTGTGGGGCGAGGCTACCGCCCTCCAGGTACAAGATCTTCGACTTGGCGGCCCTGGGCCGACAGTCAACGTCCAAAGGGCCTGGAAGAGGTCACCCAGGGGCGCGCAGTCCTCATTCTTCCTCGGGCCCCCGAAGACGAGGAAGGCGCGCCGTCTGGTCGCGCTCGCCCCGACGCAGGTGGACCTTGCCCGAAGGCTGACGCAGGGGAAGTCATCGGAGGCGTTCATCTTCCGCACGCCGACGGGCAAGGCAGGGAGGCATTCCAACTTCTACAACCGGAAATGGATACCCGCGGTCGCTGCCGCGATGGAGACCGGCCTTCCCCGCCAACCTCGGATACACGACCTGCGGCACAGCCACGTCACCTGGTCGGTAGCCGCGAACATCCCTCTGCCGGCGATCCAGGCCCGGCCGGGTCATGAATCGCTCCAGACGACGATCGACCGCTACGGGCACCTGGCCAGGTCGCTCGACTCAGACATCAGTGCTGCCGTGCAGGCTGCCATGGTCGGCAGCTCTTCGCCCGCTCGCGGTCTACGGCTGATCGGCGCTCAGATGCGCCTGCAGCCGTGCCGTCCGCTCACGCAGCGCCAGCCTTCCCGGAGCATTGCAGCCAGGAAGGCCGGCGGTGCGCGGCAGCCGTCAGTGAATGAGGAACCGCGCCGCGATGATCTGGACCGCGATGGCGCCGCCGGCGTAGGCGGCACCCTTCAGGATCTGAACCGCGAGCGCCCAGCGGAGGAAGCGCAGCCGGCACCGGACCTTGCGCCACGAGCCCCAGAAGGCATTGCCGCCGGGACCGTCCTTGCGCATCCAAGCAGCCTTGATCTTCCTGGCCGTACGGGCCAGGTAAGCCCCATAATTCACCAGCACCACGGCCCAGACGATCGCGGGCGCAGCTCTGGGCGCAGCTGCAGCAGCGGTGACGTTCGGGCTTCTCCGGTGAGCCGGCTGCCCCACCAGTCTTCGCGGTTCCCCGAGACCGCCCTTGGGCGTCGAGGGTCGCGGAGTTCGGCTCTGCCGAGGATCTTGTGGGTGTCAGGCCGGACAGGAGTGGTGAGCGACGCCGGCCGCTTCCACACTGCTCTCCACCCAGCCTCGATCGGCACTGTCGGGATGGGACTGTCCCACAACGGCTGGTAG
- a CDS encoding NAD-dependent epimerase/dehydratase family protein, which translates to MKILVLGGTWFLGWAVAQTALDRGWEVTVFHRGRSGTAPEGARTVHGDRTVVADLVRLAGEGPWDAVVDTSASEMAPRDVLSGARALEPVAGRYVYVSTVNAYRGWPDEPLSEDSEVLDGPPDADSDFGRLPEGWDGPDWYYGRQKAGAERAATTTFGDDRAVVLRPGVILGPGEYVGRLPWWLNRAARGGSMLAPGAADKGIQPIDVRDVAAFALDRAAADRGGAYNCVAPMGRNTMEDLLAFCLLATGGDAQLAWAPDKLLMDHGVKQWTELPLWRTHAGVWRIESTRAQAAGLVCRPLADTVADTWAWLRGGGMPVEHPRWAEHGITPEKEAVVLAALGR; encoded by the coding sequence ATGAAGATTCTCGTACTCGGCGGCACCTGGTTCCTGGGATGGGCGGTCGCCCAGACCGCACTCGATCGCGGGTGGGAGGTGACGGTCTTCCACCGCGGCCGGTCCGGAACCGCGCCGGAGGGCGCCCGGACGGTCCACGGTGACCGCACCGTCGTCGCGGACCTGGTACGGCTGGCCGGCGAGGGCCCGTGGGACGCCGTGGTGGACACCTCCGCGTCCGAGATGGCACCGCGCGATGTCCTCTCCGGCGCACGCGCCCTGGAACCGGTCGCAGGCCGGTACGTCTATGTCTCCACCGTGAACGCCTACCGTGGCTGGCCCGACGAACCGCTGTCCGAGGACTCGGAGGTGCTGGACGGTCCACCGGACGCCGACTCCGACTTCGGGCGACTCCCCGAGGGGTGGGACGGGCCCGACTGGTATTACGGCCGGCAGAAGGCGGGTGCCGAACGGGCCGCCACCACGACGTTCGGCGACGACCGGGCGGTCGTCCTGCGGCCGGGCGTCATCCTCGGGCCGGGTGAGTATGTCGGCCGACTTCCCTGGTGGCTCAACCGCGCTGCGCGCGGCGGCTCGATGCTCGCCCCGGGCGCTGCGGACAAGGGCATCCAGCCCATCGACGTGCGTGATGTGGCCGCGTTCGCGCTGGACCGGGCCGCCGCAGACCGCGGTGGTGCGTACAACTGCGTCGCGCCCATGGGCAGGAACACCATGGAGGACCTTCTGGCCTTCTGCCTCCTCGCCACGGGTGGCGACGCGCAGCTGGCCTGGGCGCCGGACAAGCTGCTCATGGACCACGGGGTGAAGCAGTGGACGGAGCTGCCGCTGTGGCGTACGCACGCCGGCGTGTGGCGGATCGAGTCCACGCGGGCGCAGGCGGCCGGGCTGGTGTGCCGACCGCTCGCGGACACCGTGGCTGACACCTGGGCATGGCTCCGCGGCGGGGGTATGCCTGTCGAGCACCCCCGCTGGGCCGAGCACGGGATCACGCCGGAGAAGGAGGCTGTGGTCCTGGCCGCGCTCGGCCGGTAG
- a CDS encoding helix-turn-helix domain-containing protein produces MSQDSATVTEAARKLTGRRRREVVAVLLFSGGPIFESSIPLSVFGIDRQDAGVPRYRLLVCGGEEGPLRTTGGLELTAPYGLEAISRAGTVVVPAWRSITSPPPAEALDALRRAHEEGARIIGLCTGAFVLAAAGLLDGRPATTHWMYAPTLAKRYPSVHVDPRELFVDDGDVLTSAGTAAGIDLCLHIVRTDHGTEAAGALARRLVVPPRRSGGQERYLDRSLPEEIGSDPLAEVVAWALEHLHEQFDVETLAARAYMSRRTFDRRFRSLTGSAPLQWLITQRVLQAQRLLETSDYSVDEVAGRCGFRSPVALRGHFRRQLGSSPAAYRAAYRARRPQGGAPESTTTVLETSVPAQGTASSRRVAATASPGPSAVAPPGGLPEDLRAAPEVYAPGRPTLPGPRSAP; encoded by the coding sequence ATGAGCCAGGACTCCGCCACCGTCACGGAGGCCGCACGGAAGCTGACCGGACGGCGCCGCCGTGAAGTCGTAGCCGTACTGCTGTTCAGCGGTGGCCCTATCTTCGAGAGCTCCATCCCGCTCTCCGTTTTCGGAATCGACCGGCAGGACGCGGGAGTTCCCCGCTACCGCCTGCTGGTCTGCGGCGGGGAGGAGGGGCCGCTGCGCACCACGGGCGGCCTCGAACTCACCGCCCCGTACGGCTTGGAGGCGATCAGCAGGGCCGGCACCGTGGTGGTGCCCGCCTGGCGGTCGATCACCTCGCCACCGCCGGCCGAGGCGCTGGACGCGCTGCGGCGGGCGCATGAGGAGGGCGCGCGCATCATCGGGCTGTGCACCGGGGCCTTCGTGCTCGCGGCGGCCGGCCTGCTGGACGGACGCCCGGCCACGACCCACTGGATGTACGCGCCGACGCTGGCCAAGCGTTATCCGTCGGTGCACGTCGATCCGCGTGAGCTCTTCGTCGACGACGGCGATGTGCTCACCTCGGCCGGGACCGCGGCCGGAATCGATCTGTGCCTCCACATAGTCCGTACCGACCACGGCACGGAAGCAGCCGGGGCGCTGGCCCGCCGGCTGGTCGTCCCGCCGCGGCGCAGCGGCGGACAGGAACGCTATCTGGACAGGTCTTTACCTGAGGAGATCGGCTCGGACCCGCTCGCCGAGGTGGTGGCCTGGGCATTGGAGCACCTCCACGAGCAGTTCGACGTGGAGACGCTGGCCGCGCGCGCCTACATGAGCAGGCGGACCTTCGACCGCCGGTTCCGTTCGCTCACGGGCAGCGCACCGCTCCAGTGGCTGATCACCCAGCGGGTGCTCCAGGCCCAGCGGCTGCTGGAGACGTCCGACTACTCGGTCGACGAAGTGGCAGGCCGCTGCGGCTTCCGCTCACCGGTCGCGCTGCGCGGGCACTTCCGCCGCCAACTGGGGTCCTCTCCCGCCGCGTACCGGGCCGCCTACCGGGCCCGTCGTCCGCAGGGCGGGGCGCCGGAGAGCACCACCACGGTGCTGGAGACGTCCGTCCCCGCCCAGGGCACGGCGTCGAGCCGGCGGGTCGCCGCCACGGCCTCCCCGGGCCCGTCCGCCGTCGCACCACCAGGAGGTCTCCCGGAGGACCTGAGGGCGGCTCCCGAGGTGTACGCCCCCGGGCGCCCGACCCTGCCGGGGCCGCGGAGCGCCCCGTAG
- a CDS encoding DUF4158 domain-containing protein, with amino-acid sequence MRQEWSPEELLASWTLVDGDWKLVANKTGPTRLGFCLMLKFFEIEARFPEFIEEFPQPAVEYVAGLVKVPAAELAKYDVAGATRHRSQIREALGFRPSTGADEKSLTAWLAAEVCPVELVEGRQREALLVECRTRKIEPPGPTRIEKVLVAARGRWERAFCARTIERLGAVGREQLLALVAEGNDEGTVLLAALKRDPGAVGLDALLMEILKLTSVRELGLPRDCSRTVRRSWWPRGGRGRSRCIRRTSATRARTYGPRCSRRCAGRVRRRSPMPWSTC; translated from the coding sequence GTGCGGCAGGAGTGGTCGCCGGAGGAGTTGCTGGCGAGCTGGACCCTGGTGGACGGCGACTGGAAGCTCGTGGCCAACAAGACCGGGCCGACGCGGCTCGGCTTCTGCCTGATGTTGAAGTTCTTCGAGATCGAGGCCCGGTTCCCGGAGTTCATCGAGGAGTTCCCTCAACCGGCGGTGGAGTACGTCGCGGGTCTGGTGAAGGTGCCGGCGGCGGAGCTGGCGAAGTACGACGTAGCGGGCGCGACGCGGCACCGCAGCCAGATCCGCGAGGCCCTGGGGTTCCGGCCGTCGACGGGTGCCGATGAGAAGTCGCTGACGGCGTGGCTGGCCGCGGAGGTGTGCCCGGTCGAGCTGGTGGAAGGCCGGCAGCGCGAGGCCCTGCTGGTGGAGTGCCGTACGCGGAAGATTGAGCCGCCGGGCCCGACCCGCATCGAGAAGGTCTTGGTCGCGGCGCGGGGCAGGTGGGAGAGAGCGTTCTGTGCCCGGACCATCGAGCGCCTGGGCGCGGTGGGCAGGGAGCAACTGCTGGCGCTGGTCGCGGAGGGGAACGACGAGGGCACCGTGCTACTGGCCGCGCTCAAGCGTGACCCCGGGGCTGTCGGTCTGGACGCCCTGTTGATGGAGATCCTCAAGCTCACGTCGGTGCGGGAACTTGGGCTTCCGAGGGATTGTTCGCGGACTGTTCGGAGAAGCTGGTGGCCGCGTGGCGGGCGCGGGCGATCAAGATGTATCCGTCGGACTTCCGCGACACGAGCGAGGACGTACGGGCCACGCTGCTCGCGGCGCTGTGCTGGTCGCGTCAGGCGGAGATCACCGATGCCCTGGTCGACCTGCTGA
- the orn gene encoding oligoribonuclease: protein MNDRMVWIDCEMTGLSLTDDALIEVAALVTDSELNVLGDGVDIVIRPPDAALETMPEVVRQMHTASGLLDVLAGGTTPADAEERVLAYVREHVKEPGKAPLCGNSVGTDRGFLARDMPSLESFLHYRIVDVSSVKELARRWYPRAYFNSPEKNGNHRALADIRDSITELRYYRDAVFVPQPGPDSARAKEIAARHTRPTAQ, encoded by the coding sequence ATGAACGACCGCATGGTGTGGATCGACTGCGAGATGACCGGGCTCTCGCTGACGGACGACGCACTCATCGAGGTGGCCGCACTGGTCACCGACTCGGAACTGAACGTGCTCGGCGACGGGGTGGACATCGTGATCCGCCCGCCGGACGCGGCCCTGGAGACCATGCCCGAGGTGGTGCGGCAGATGCACACCGCCTCGGGCCTCCTCGACGTGCTCGCCGGGGGCACGACGCCGGCGGACGCCGAGGAGCGGGTCCTGGCCTACGTGCGCGAGCACGTGAAGGAGCCGGGCAAGGCCCCGCTGTGCGGAAACTCGGTCGGTACCGACCGTGGCTTCCTCGCGCGGGACATGCCGTCGCTGGAGAGCTTCCTCCACTACCGGATCGTCGATGTGTCCTCGGTCAAGGAACTGGCGCGCCGCTGGTACCCGAGGGCGTACTTCAACAGTCCGGAGAAGAACGGCAACCACCGGGCCCTGGCCGACATCCGCGACTCCATCACGGAGCTGCGGTACTACCGGGACGCGGTCTTCGTCCCGCAGCCCGGTCCGGACTCGGCCCGCGCCAAGGAGATCGCGGCGCGCCACACACGCCCCACCGCGCAGTAG